A stretch of the Bacillus licheniformis DSM 13 = ATCC 14580 genome encodes the following:
- a CDS encoding ATP-binding cassette domain-containing protein, translating to MVELPIVMNHVEVRAGDRKLLENVSLAVDKGSRVLLKGENGSGKSTFLKAITGLSLFAGEILIYGQSIIQNREAAVGHIGYVSDEVPLHEHLTGTDNLRVHALLHGIDDDDRIYSELERFGINPADDTKVQYYSTGMRQKLKIAMALFHQPSILILDEPLNGLDRKAQESVVDIIRRYDGTIMASSHWNETFIELFDRFLAIESGRLNEIV from the coding sequence ATGGTTGAGCTTCCAATTGTCATGAACCATGTTGAGGTGCGGGCGGGAGACAGGAAACTTCTTGAAAACGTCAGCCTTGCTGTGGACAAAGGGAGCCGGGTTTTGCTCAAAGGAGAAAACGGATCGGGAAAATCGACGTTTCTTAAAGCAATTACCGGCTTGTCTTTATTTGCGGGCGAAATTTTGATTTACGGTCAATCGATTATCCAAAACAGGGAAGCTGCTGTCGGGCATATCGGCTATGTCAGTGACGAAGTGCCGCTTCATGAGCACCTTACTGGAACGGACAATCTGAGAGTCCATGCCTTGCTTCACGGAATAGATGACGATGACCGGATCTATTCTGAACTAGAGCGGTTCGGTATCAATCCGGCTGATGACACGAAAGTACAGTACTATTCAACAGGCATGAGGCAAAAGCTGAAGATCGCAATGGCCTTATTTCATCAGCCTTCCATCTTAATATTGGATGAGCCTTTAAATGGGCTCGACCGAAAAGCGCAGGAAAGCGTTGTAGACATCATAAGGCGGTATGACGGGACCATCATGGCATCAAGCCATTGGAACGAAACTTTTATCGAATTGTTTGATCGTTTTCTAGCCATAGAAAGCGGGCGTTTAAATGAAATTGTTTAA
- a CDS encoding ABC transporter ATP-binding protein: MSQVEFEGVSKRIKGRPIVQNITFQIAPGTIFGLLGPNGAGKTTLIKMIVGMAKPTSGDIRIDGYSVKSNYEEAAARVGSVVENPSFYEHLTGYQNLKYLGGFHSHVSKERIEEIVQLVDLTGSIHKPVKTYSLGMKQRLGLAVALLHDPEFLILDEPTNGLDPQGIIDLREHLQYLAKTFNKTILISSHLLSEVEMICDEYGVMKNGELLQIKSNHRDTDTVRYRLTLNGHADEAADLLNEYQYAGGLTEDKNEIYVLCMEEDIMKVVNLLMENKIRVLHMKQEKQSIEQSFLELINKG, encoded by the coding sequence ATGAGTCAAGTCGAATTTGAAGGTGTAAGTAAACGAATAAAAGGCAGACCAATTGTCCAAAATATCACATTTCAAATTGCCCCAGGTACAATTTTTGGGCTGCTCGGGCCAAACGGCGCTGGCAAGACAACACTTATCAAAATGATTGTCGGGATGGCAAAGCCGACATCAGGAGATATCCGCATCGACGGCTATTCAGTTAAAAGCAATTACGAGGAAGCGGCAGCCCGAGTCGGTTCTGTTGTTGAAAACCCATCCTTTTATGAGCACTTAACAGGATACCAAAACCTTAAATATCTCGGCGGATTCCACAGCCACGTGTCAAAGGAGCGCATAGAAGAGATCGTTCAGCTTGTTGATTTGACAGGAAGTATTCATAAACCAGTTAAAACGTATTCATTAGGCATGAAACAGCGTTTGGGCCTTGCCGTCGCGCTCTTGCATGATCCGGAATTTCTCATTCTCGATGAACCGACAAACGGCCTTGATCCTCAGGGAATCATTGATTTGCGCGAACACCTTCAGTACTTGGCGAAAACCTTCAACAAAACGATTTTGATTTCGAGTCATCTTCTGTCTGAGGTTGAGATGATTTGTGATGAATACGGCGTCATGAAAAACGGAGAACTCCTGCAAATTAAGAGCAATCACCGCGATACCGATACGGTTCGTTATCGGCTTACATTAAACGGCCACGCCGATGAAGCGGCTGACCTGTTGAATGAGTACCAGTATGCAGGCGGTCTCACGGAAGATAAAAATGAGATTTATGTCCTTTGCATGGAAGAAGACATTATGAAAGTCGTTAATCTGTTAATGGAGAACAAAATAAGAGTTCTGCATATGAAGCAGGAAAAACAGTCGATAGAACAAAGCTTTCTGGAATTGATCAATAAGGGGTGA
- a CDS encoding helix-turn-helix transcriptional regulator — MIEIEKQSGVLTNRIPVLRAEKGWTQKQLADLLGVTRQTVISIEKNKYKPSLLMGFRIAALFEKDINEVFQYQLEEDDR; from the coding sequence GTGATTGAGATTGAAAAGCAAAGCGGGGTGTTAACCAACCGGATTCCTGTGCTGCGAGCAGAGAAAGGGTGGACGCAAAAGCAGCTTGCCGATCTATTGGGTGTAACAAGACAAACTGTGATTTCCATTGAAAAGAATAAATACAAACCATCCCTGTTAATGGGGTTTCGCATTGCCGCGTTATTTGAGAAGGACATCAACGAGGTATTTCAATACCAACTAGAGGAGGATGATCGCTGA
- a CDS encoding DUF4177 domain-containing protein, translated as MYEYQTVSIAVGAFNGKLEKNYSDVIHEYAEKGWKLHSVFSVPSRAGGQVSSIELIFEKPKS; from the coding sequence ATGTATGAATATCAAACAGTTTCAATCGCTGTAGGAGCATTCAACGGAAAACTTGAGAAAAATTATTCTGATGTGATTCATGAATATGCTGAAAAAGGCTGGAAGCTTCACAGCGTCTTTTCTGTTCCATCAAGGGCCGGAGGCCAGGTTTCTTCTATCGAACTGATTTTTGAAAAACCTAAATCTTGA
- a CDS encoding peptidase domain-containing ABC transporter — protein sequence MFFHKTPFIEQMQQTECGLCCMAMVAGRYGSHHTLHELRDLSGCGRDGMTLFHMRQLSENLGFDAKVYRAGAAELPHVRLPAIAFWSDNHYVVIDQIKDRHVNIIDPAIGRKKLSIEAFLENYSGIVLEMIPTERIRPKKKPPVWRHFLFHLKESPSLLATVLLFAMIFQLVSLGIPMLVQYLIDDILAQNQQALLQTFMTGVLVLMLVQGTVQLIRGQFIIKLNNFLDKRMMRTFFSHILKLPYQFFQLRSFGDLLFRATSLRIVRDMMSSQLVLGVLDFGALLFISFYMFYKSPPLAGLVILLALLNVGITALSRGKLREKNQDEIAKTSQIQSYQTEFLYGIFGIKTAGIEKETYQKWDHYLGELIGAYRRKEGFLNIVNSLTGTMQIISPMLILWIGAMLVFEGNLSVGELVAFHALSTQFFNTSSSIVQTVNSVILTTSYLHRIQDILQSPIEETPGNKDNSPIKGEIRLERVSFRYSPHSEEVIKDVSLHIKPGEKIAIVGQSGSGKSTLAKLILGLYMPTKGSVFYDGVNIKNKDLSALRKQIGVVPQDVTLFNRSIKDNISLYSEDVDIERIHEVAKMAQIYDDIQNMPMGFNTMISEMGMNISGGQRQRIALARALLNRPAVMLLDEATSSLDHQNEKKIDAFLRELKCTRIVIAHKLTSIMDADKIIVLEDGMVLNVGTHETLLNESKFYGDFYRKFLEKEQSAEVMM from the coding sequence TTGTTTTTTCATAAGACACCGTTTATAGAACAGATGCAGCAGACGGAATGCGGACTGTGCTGTATGGCGATGGTAGCCGGACGGTATGGTTCGCATCATACTCTGCATGAGCTGAGGGATTTATCGGGATGCGGCAGGGACGGTATGACCCTTTTTCATATGCGTCAGCTCAGCGAAAATCTGGGATTTGACGCAAAGGTGTACAGGGCAGGCGCGGCAGAACTTCCACATGTGCGTCTGCCGGCAATCGCTTTTTGGTCCGATAATCATTATGTGGTTATTGATCAAATAAAAGACCGGCATGTCAACATCATCGATCCTGCGATTGGACGAAAAAAACTCAGTATCGAAGCTTTTCTCGAAAATTACAGCGGGATCGTGCTGGAGATGATCCCTACCGAGCGGATCAGGCCGAAGAAAAAACCGCCCGTCTGGAGGCATTTTCTTTTTCATTTAAAAGAATCCCCTTCTCTGCTTGCGACCGTGCTGTTGTTTGCGATGATCTTTCAGCTCGTTTCATTAGGCATACCGATGCTCGTGCAATACCTGATCGATGACATCCTTGCTCAAAATCAGCAGGCTCTGCTGCAAACATTTATGACGGGCGTTCTTGTTTTAATGCTCGTTCAAGGCACGGTTCAATTGATCAGGGGTCAATTTATCATTAAATTAAATAACTTCCTTGACAAACGAATGATGAGAACATTTTTCTCGCATATTCTGAAGCTTCCCTATCAATTCTTTCAATTGAGGTCGTTCGGGGATCTCCTTTTCCGCGCGACAAGCCTCCGGATTGTCAGGGATATGATGTCTTCCCAATTGGTCCTCGGCGTACTCGATTTTGGCGCACTTTTATTTATCTCGTTTTATATGTTTTATAAATCGCCGCCTTTAGCAGGGCTGGTTATTCTGCTGGCTCTTCTGAATGTCGGGATCACGGCGCTCAGCCGCGGGAAGCTGAGAGAAAAAAACCAGGACGAAATCGCAAAGACTTCGCAGATTCAAAGCTATCAGACTGAGTTTTTATATGGGATTTTTGGTATTAAGACTGCGGGAATCGAAAAAGAAACGTATCAAAAATGGGATCACTATCTGGGGGAACTGATCGGGGCATACCGACGCAAGGAAGGGTTTCTTAACATCGTGAACTCTCTGACAGGCACGATGCAGATCATATCACCAATGCTGATTTTATGGATTGGTGCAATGCTCGTGTTCGAAGGGAATTTATCGGTTGGGGAGCTGGTGGCATTTCATGCTTTATCCACACAATTCTTTAATACAAGCAGCTCGATCGTCCAAACCGTCAACTCGGTAATCTTGACGACGTCTTATCTTCATCGGATACAGGATATCCTTCAAAGCCCGATTGAAGAGACACCTGGAAATAAAGACAACTCCCCGATTAAGGGGGAGATCCGGCTTGAACGGGTTTCGTTCCGTTACAGCCCGCACAGCGAAGAAGTTATTAAAGACGTAAGCCTGCATATCAAGCCTGGCGAAAAAATCGCTATCGTCGGACAATCCGGGTCCGGAAAAAGCACGCTGGCAAAACTTATTCTTGGCCTCTATATGCCTACAAAAGGCAGTGTGTTCTATGATGGCGTGAATATTAAAAACAAGGATTTAAGCGCTCTTCGCAAACAAATTGGTGTTGTTCCCCAAGATGTAACGCTGTTCAACCGCAGCATTAAAGACAACATTTCTTTATACAGTGAAGATGTTGACATTGAGCGGATACATGAAGTCGCAAAAATGGCGCAAATATACGATGACATTCAAAATATGCCGATGGGCTTTAATACGATGATTTCTGAAATGGGGATGAATATTTCGGGAGGGCAGCGCCAGCGGATTGCCTTGGCCCGTGCACTGCTAAACCGCCCCGCTGTGATGCTGTTGGATGAAGCGACGAGTTCGCTGGATCATCAAAATGAAAAAAAAATCGACGCCTTTTTAAGGGAGCTGAAATGTACAAGAATTGTCATCGCGCATAAACTGACTTCAATCATGGATGCCGATAAAATCATCGTTTTGGAAGACGGCATGGTTTTAAATGTGGGTACGCATGAAACATTGCTGAATGAGAGCAAGTTTTACGGAGATTTTTATCGAAAGTTCCTTGAAAAAGAGCAATCTGCAGAGGTGATGATGTGA
- a CDS encoding lichenicidin immunity protein, giving the protein MIITVLAVLLNYLLFYKNGANKEIRSMEGMAVYVVSVWLTYITGRRLFGRMMHQAFILRYPVRLFTWVLTGIAVITIVSALVLLYGCLAVSLLFQKDVLFSPERLAAVAILAVIMSSVQFFLKTLKAEYLFVLLMTLTPFFMQSGTLYLPWGVSWLLLTEYSVNDIGLAVYLISAGYIAVCMCWILRSGEEKIREKFAQSGMDQTQEL; this is encoded by the coding sequence ATGATCATCACGGTGCTCGCCGTTTTGCTTAATTATCTTCTCTTTTATAAAAACGGGGCAAATAAAGAAATCCGTAGCATGGAGGGAATGGCTGTTTATGTCGTCTCGGTTTGGCTGACTTATATTACAGGCAGAAGATTATTTGGACGCATGATGCATCAAGCTTTTATCTTGCGGTATCCCGTTCGCCTGTTCACTTGGGTGCTGACTGGAATCGCCGTGATAACTATCGTCTCAGCGCTGGTCTTGCTTTACGGCTGTTTGGCAGTCAGTCTGCTGTTTCAAAAGGATGTTTTGTTTTCGCCAGAGCGTTTAGCCGCTGTTGCGATACTGGCGGTGATCATGTCTTCCGTCCAGTTTTTTCTGAAGACGTTAAAGGCAGAATATCTATTTGTGCTGTTGATGACGCTGACGCCGTTTTTTATGCAAAGTGGAACACTTTATTTGCCGTGGGGAGTTTCTTGGCTTTTGTTGACTGAATATTCAGTGAACGATATAGGCCTGGCAGTTTATCTTATTTCGGCGGGTTATATAGCGGTCTGTATGTGTTGGATCTTAAGGAGCGGGGAGGAAAAGATCCGTGAAAAATTTGCTCAAAGCGGAATGGATCAAACTCAGGAACTCTGA
- a CDS encoding S8 family peptidase, with protein MKRIYIFLLCFAVLLPVGGKTAQAKEQAGEQYLLLEHVKDKSKLLDTAEQFHIHADVIEEIGFAKVTGEKQKLAPFTKKLAEKVGADVIEKPIANTAVNETESVISGSPAWGLDGILELKEYLWFAAKQTDSYRTYQIERGHPDVKVALIDSGLDLDHPDLKASVNTNGGWNYIDGKPVSGDPTGHGTQTAGMINIIAPDVTITPYQVLDEKGGDSYNIMKAMVDAVNDGHEVINISTGSYTSLDREGKVLMKAYQRAANYAAKHQVLVFSSAGNKGVNLDEMRKTENKVHLPSALKHVVSVGSNMKSNNISPYSNQGREIEFTAPGGYLGETYDQDGMVRVTDLVLTTYPKGKDNTALDQMLNIPKGYSLSYGTSLAAPQVAGTAALVISEYRERHHRKPSAKQVHHILRKSALDLGKPGKDVIYGYGEVRAYQALKMMNKE; from the coding sequence GTGAAAAGAATATATATTTTTCTCTTATGTTTTGCAGTCCTGCTGCCGGTCGGCGGAAAGACGGCTCAAGCAAAAGAACAAGCAGGAGAACAGTATCTTTTGCTTGAACATGTAAAAGATAAATCGAAACTGCTGGACACGGCGGAACAATTTCACATCCATGCCGATGTCATTGAAGAAATCGGATTTGCAAAAGTGACCGGTGAAAAACAAAAGCTTGCTCCTTTTACAAAGAAGCTTGCTGAAAAAGTCGGGGCTGACGTCATTGAAAAGCCGATTGCAAATACAGCAGTAAACGAAACGGAATCAGTCATCAGCGGTTCGCCTGCATGGGGGCTTGACGGTATTTTGGAACTAAAAGAATATCTATGGTTCGCTGCAAAGCAGACGGATTCCTATCGCACGTATCAAATCGAAAGAGGGCATCCGGACGTCAAAGTTGCCTTGATTGACAGCGGACTGGATCTTGACCATCCGGACTTAAAAGCGTCCGTCAATACAAATGGCGGCTGGAATTACATTGACGGCAAGCCTGTATCCGGAGATCCGACAGGACACGGAACACAAACAGCCGGGATGATCAATATCATTGCGCCAGATGTGACGATAACGCCTTATCAAGTGCTGGACGAAAAAGGCGGAGACAGCTACAACATCATGAAGGCGATGGTTGATGCAGTCAATGACGGGCATGAAGTCATCAACATCAGTACGGGAAGCTATACTTCTCTTGACAGGGAAGGAAAAGTGCTGATGAAAGCTTATCAAAGGGCTGCAAACTACGCTGCAAAGCATCAGGTGCTGGTCTTCTCTTCCGCCGGCAATAAAGGAGTCAACCTTGATGAGATGAGGAAAACGGAAAACAAGGTGCATTTGCCGAGCGCTTTGAAGCACGTCGTATCAGTCGGCAGCAATATGAAAAGCAACAATATTTCCCCATACTCCAATCAAGGGCGGGAAATTGAATTCACAGCCCCGGGAGGATATTTGGGAGAAACGTATGATCAGGATGGGATGGTTCGTGTGACAGACCTCGTACTGACAACGTATCCGAAAGGGAAGGACAACACCGCATTAGACCAGATGCTAAACATCCCAAAGGGATATTCCCTCTCATACGGAACAAGCTTGGCCGCCCCGCAGGTAGCTGGAACAGCTGCACTGGTTATATCTGAATACCGGGAGCGCCATCACAGGAAGCCATCGGCTAAACAAGTGCATCACATCCTGAGGAAATCGGCATTAGACCTGGGCAAACCGGGGAAAGATGTTATATACGGCTACGGGGAAGTACGCGCTTATCAAGCGCTGAAAATGATGAACAAGGAGTGA
- a CDS encoding ABC transporter permease, with amino-acid sequence MKNLLKAEWIKLRNSDFTMTSIFILTASLVFTGFMAKRITPFAGGNEWTSLRHLTLLLVFSTIYPWLVSSVTVFLHKDELKNRVWLNRILSPQPFAAMLFAKVLFIGLFAAALYAVCVIESLAFGLISGFPGPAPWFSWMKGFILNLLSTFPLICTVLWLKFTSKEKTSLNIIVFICSLLSFGVSQSPLGLLFPWSFPVTALIAMEKSVAVLIGSIVWFTAVSQLFFSLLLKQIRPYQKGGIQNESSRI; translated from the coding sequence GTGAAAAATTTGCTCAAAGCGGAATGGATCAAACTCAGGAACTCTGATTTTACAATGACGAGCATATTCATTCTTACCGCATCTTTAGTGTTTACAGGGTTTATGGCAAAACGAATCACCCCGTTTGCGGGAGGGAATGAATGGACATCGTTAAGGCATCTTACATTGCTGTTGGTATTCAGCACGATTTATCCCTGGCTTGTCTCTTCGGTCACAGTATTTTTGCATAAGGATGAACTGAAAAACCGAGTGTGGCTGAATCGAATCTTATCGCCGCAGCCTTTCGCAGCCATGCTTTTTGCTAAGGTTTTGTTTATTGGACTGTTCGCAGCCGCATTATATGCCGTCTGTGTGATCGAATCGCTTGCCTTCGGTTTAATATCGGGGTTCCCCGGGCCTGCCCCTTGGTTTTCTTGGATGAAGGGCTTCATTCTCAATCTCTTGTCAACCTTTCCGCTGATCTGTACGGTCCTATGGCTTAAATTCACCAGTAAGGAAAAGACCTCATTAAACATTATCGTATTCATTTGTTCACTGCTGAGTTTCGGCGTTTCGCAATCCCCTTTAGGGCTTCTCTTTCCATGGTCTTTTCCTGTGACGGCCCTCATTGCAATGGAGAAGTCAGTTGCCGTTCTTATCGGTTCGATTGTTTGGTTCACGGCGGTTTCGCAGCTCTTTTTTTCTCTTCTATTGAAACAGATCAGGCCATACCAAAAAGGAGGAATACAAAATGAGTCAAGTCGAATTTGA